A genome region from Pongo pygmaeus isolate AG05252 chromosome 17, NHGRI_mPonPyg2-v2.0_pri, whole genome shotgun sequence includes the following:
- the ST8SIA3 gene encoding sia-alpha-2,3-Gal-beta-1,4-GlcNAc-R:alpha 2,8-sialyltransferase — translation MRNCKMARVASVLGLVMLSVALLILSLISYVSLKKENIFTTPKYASPGAPRMYMFHAGFRSQFALKFLDPSFVPITNSLTQELQEKPSKWTFNRTAFLHQRQEILQHVDVIKNFSLTKNSVRIGQLMHYDYSSHKYVFSISNNFRSLLPDVSPIMNKHYNICAVVGNSGILTGSQCGQEIDKSDFVFRCNFAPTEAFQRDVGRKTNLTTFNPSILEKYYNNLLTIQDRNNFFLSLKKLDGAILWIPAFFFHTSATVTRTLVDFFVEHRGQLKVQLAWPGNIMQHVNRYWKNKHLSPKRLSTGILMYTLASAICEEIHLYGFWPFGFDPNTREDLPYHYYDKKGTKFTTKWQESHQLPAEFQLLYRMHGEGLTKLTLSHCA, via the exons ATGAGAAATTGCAAAATGGCCCGGGTCGCCAGTGTGCTGGGACTGGTCATGCTCAGCGTCGCCCTGCTGATTTTATCGCTCATCAGCTACGTGTCCCTGAAAAAGGAGAACATCTTCACCACTCCCAAGTACGCCAGCCCGGGGGCGCCCCGAATGTACATGTTCCACGCGGGATTCCG GTCACAATTTGCGCTGAAGTTTCTAGACCCGTCATTTGTGCCCATTACGAATTCTCTCACCCAGGAACTCCAAGAGAAACCTTCTAAGTGGACATTTAATCGGACAGCGTTTTTACATCAAAG gcaAGAAATTCTTCAGCATGTCgatgtaataaaaaatttttctttgaccAAGAATAGTGTTCGGATTGGACAACTGATGCACTATGATTATTCCAGccataaatatgttttctctaTTAGCAATAACTTCCGGTCACTGCTTCCAGATGTGTCACCCATTATGAACAAGCATTATAATATTTGTGCTGTGGTTGGAAATAGTGGGATCCTGACAGGGAGCCAGTGTGGacaagaaatagataaatcagaTTTTGTTTTCCGTTGCAATTTCGCCCCTACGGAGGCTTTCCAAAGAGATGTTGGAAGAAAAACCAATCTTACCACCTTCAACCCCAGCATCCTGGAAAAATATTACAACAATCTCTTGACTATTCAGGACCGTAACAACTTTTTCCTCAGTTTAAAAAAGCTTGACGGGGCCATTCTTTGGATCCCTGCATTTTTCTTCCACACTTCAGCAACTGTGACCAGGACATTAGTTGACTTTTTTGTTGAACACAGAGGTCAGTTAAAAGTCCAACTGGCTTGGCCGGGAAATATAATGCAACATGTCAACAG GTActggaaaaacaaacatttgtCACCTAAACGGCTGAGCACAGGTATTCTTATGTACACCCTTGCATCAGCAATATGTGAAGAGATCCACTTGTATGGATTTTGGCCTTTTGGATTTGACCCCAACACAAGGGAAGATCTTCCATACCATTACTATGACAAAAAAGGAACCAAATTTACCACCAAGTGGCAGGAGTCCCACCAGCTGCCTGCTGAGTTTCAGCTGCTGTACCGAATGCATGGGGAAGGGCTCACCAAGCTGACTCTGTCACACTGTGCCTAA